The Streptococcus oralis genome segment AGAAGGCAAGCCTGTTTCCTCAGCGACTTGCTTGATTTGAGCTAAGTCAGAAAAGATACGGTCTTCTTCTCCTTTTTCAATCACCAATTGGACAAAAGGCATGCTGTATTTTTCAATTACCTTTACTGTCTTTTTGTCCATTAAGCTTCTCCTAGCTGATCAATGTACTGATCAATGAGTTCTTTGTGGGCTTGACCGTCAAGGTTTTGTGAGATAATTTTTCCAGCTAGACTAATCGTCAAATCTGCTACCTCACCCTTAACGCTTTGTAAAGCTTCAGCTTTGTTTTGAGCGATTTCTTGGCTCGCTTTTTCTTTCAAGCGACCAGCTTCTAGTTTCGCTTCCGCCAGAATATCTGCTCTGCTCTTCTCTGCTGTCTCCTTGGCATTCTCAATGATTGTTTTAGCTTCGGTACGGCTACCTGCCAACTCATCTTCGCGCTTTTGAGCAAGAGTCTCCGCTTTTTGACGAGCTTGTTCAGCTCCATCAATATCTGCAGCAATTTTTTCTGCCCGTTCTTCGAAGATACTTGTCAAGTTTGACCATGCGTATTTTCTGACTAAGACGATCAAAAGGATAAAAGAGCCAGCTATTAAAATAAAGTTACCAATCAATTCACCTACTGTTACGTGCATCAGTTACTCCTTTCTACTCTTCATCATTAATTTTATTTCCTAGATACATAGAAGACAAGACTGTGAACACATAAGCCTGAACACAGGAAATGAACACAGAAAATGCCGTCCAGACAAGGTTGGTAACAAACGCAATTGGATACCAATAAAAGGCCTGGTGAGAAAGTAAGATAAGCAAGCTTGTCATCACTTCCCCGGCAAAGATATTTCCGAACACCCGCAAAGCAAGTGA includes the following:
- the atpF gene encoding F0F1 ATP synthase subunit B, with amino-acid sequence MHVTVGELIGNFILIAGSFILLIVLVRKYAWSNLTSIFEERAEKIAADIDGAEQARQKAETLAQKREDELAGSRTEAKTIIENAKETAEKSRADILAEAKLEAGRLKEKASQEIAQNKAEALQSVKGEVADLTISLAGKIISQNLDGQAHKELIDQYIDQLGEA